The following DNA comes from Bradyrhizobium sp. SK17.
GCGGCCGCGACCACACCACGGTGCTGCACGCCGTGCGCAAGATTGAGGCACTGGTCGCCAAGGACACGACGCTGTCGGAAGAAGTCGAGTCGCTGAAGCGTCAGTTGCAGGAGTAAGACCACCGCACCTGGCCGGTTCGTTCCATGGCCCTCCCTCGACCAGGGGAGGGCCAGACTTTTTTCCGACCCAAAACGTGGGGAACGGGCTCCGTTTCCCGCCCGCCTCCCTTGCACCGGCCGCCCATCCGCGCCACCTTGCGGTCCCCCGTGGGTTTGATCAAATCTGGTATTGATCCGACTATTCGGGTTTCCAACGCCGCGGTGCTGCCCTGAACGGCCGCCCGGCTTTTCCATCTGAGGGATCTGGCGGGTATTGCAATGAAGGTCACCGTCGAGCGCGCGCAACTGCTGAAATCGCTGGGTCACGTCCACCGCGTGGTCGAGCGCCGCAACACCATCCCGATCCTCGGCAACGTGTTGATCCGCGCCGAGGGCGCCAAATTGTCGCTGAAGGCGACCGACCTCGATCTCGAGGTGACGGAGACCCTGGCCGCCGAAACCGGAACCGCCGGGTCGACGACGGTGCCGGCGCACATGTTCTACGACATCGTCCGCAAGCTGCCCGACGGCTCGCAGATCGTGCTCGAAGCCGACGGCGACCGCTCGGTGCTCGCCGTGCGTGCGGGGCGCTCGCGCTTCACGCTGCAAACGCTGCCCGAGAGCGATTTCCCGGGCCTTGCCGCCGGCGACATGACGCATTCGTTCTCGCTGCCGGCGTCCGACATCAAGCGCCTGATCGACCGCACCCAGTTCGCGATCTCGACCGAAGAGACCCGCTATTATCTCAACGGCATCTATCTGCACGCCGCCGGCAGCGCCAAGGCGGCGACCCTGCGCGGGGTTGCGACCGACGGTCACCGGCTGGCCCAGATCGACCTCACGCTGCCGAAGGGCGCGACCGGCATGCCCGGCGTGATCGTGCCGCGCAAGACCGTCGGCGAAGTGCAGCGGCTGATCGAGGGCGACGACGCCGAGATCGCGATCGAGCTGTCGGATGGCAAGATCCGCTTCACGCTCGGCAATGTGGTGCTGACCTCGAAGCTGATCGACGGCACCTTCCCGGATTACGGCCGCGTCATTCCGCAGAACAACGACAAGGAACTGGTGGTCGACAAGAAGGACTTCGAGGCCGCCGTCGACCGCGTCTCGACCATCTCCAGCGAACGCGGCCGCGCGGTGAAGCTGGCTTTGTCCGCCGGCAAGCTCGTGCTCTCGGTGACCAACCCGGATTCCGGCAGCGCCACCGAAGAACTCGAGGTCGAATACGCCTCCGATGCGCTCGATATCGGCTTCAATTCGCGCTATCTGCTCGACATCGCCGCCCAGATCGAAGGCGAGGTCGCGGTGCTGAAGCTGGCCGACCCGGGCTCGCCGACGCTGGTGCAGGACAAGGACAGCAAGGGCGCGCTCTACGTGCTGATGCCGATGCGGGTGTGATTTCTTCCGCACGCGCAACTGCACCCTCTCCCCTTGTGGGAGAGGGTGGCGCCAAAGGCGCCGGGTGAGGGGTTGGTGCCGCGAACGCCAAACCATCGACCAACCGACGAACGCCTCCGCAGCTTCGCGAAGAAGATGCGCCGCGAGCCGACCGACGCGGAGGCGAAGATGTGGCGCCTGCTGCGCGATCGGCGCCTGTCGCACTTGAAATTCCGAAGACAGGTTCCATTTCGAAATTACATTCTCGACTTCGCATGTTTCGAGAAGCGCCTTGTTATCGAGATCGACGGCGGCCAGCACGCTTCGTCGCAACAAGACGCATCCAGGACTGATGCGCTTGCCGCAGAAGGCTTCCAGGTGTGGCGCTACTGGAACAATGACGTATTGCAGACCCCCGGGGCGGTGCTCGAAGACATTGTCGCCAAGCTTGCCGAGCTGTGAGATACCCCTCACCCGTCGCCTCACTTCGTGAGGCGCCACCCTCTCCCACAGGGGGAGAGGGGAAGGAGAGAGATGACCCCGTCCCGCATTCATCGCCTGTCGCTGACGCATTTCCGCAATTACCGGACGGCGACGCTCCAGGTTGCGGGCGACATGGTGGTGCTGGTCGGGCCGAACGGCGCCGGCAAGACCAATTGCATGGAGGCGGTCTCGTTCCTATCACCGGGCCGCGGCCTGCGCCGTGCGACGCTGGAAGACATCGCTGACAATCAAGGCAACGGCTCCTGGGCGGTCTCGGCCGAGGTCGAGGGCGCGCTCGGGCTTGCGACGCTGGGCACGGGCATCGACGCACCGACCGGCGAGACCGGCAGCACACGACGCTGCCGCATCGATCGCGAGCCGGTGGGGTCCGCCACCGCGTTCGGCGATCATTTGCGCATCGTCTGGCTGACCCCTGCGATGGACGGCCTGTTCATGGGCGCGGCGTCGGAGCGGAGGCGCTTCTTCGACCGCCTGGTGCTGGCGATCGATTCCGAGCATTCCAGCCGGGTCTCCGCACTGGAGCGTTCGCTGCGTTCGCGCAACCGGCTGCTCGAGGTGCGCAATTACGACGACCATTGGTGTGACGCAATCGAGCGCGAGACCGCCGAGCTCGCGGTCGCGGTCGCCGCATCGCGCGGCCAGACCGCAGCCAAGCTCACGGCGATGCTGCGCGAGCGCGGCGCGGCCTCGGCCTTCCCCTCCGCCGAGATCATGCTCGACGGCTGGATGGAGAATGCGCTGCTACAGGAGCCCGCGACGGCGGTAGAGGACCGCTACCGCGAGATTTTGCGCGCCAGCCGGCCGCGCGATGCCGCCGCCGGACGCACGCTCGACGGCCCGCATCTGACCGATCTGCAGGTGGTGTACGCACCGAAGAACATGCCCGCGCGTGACGCGTCGACCGGCGAGCAGAAGGCGCTCTTGATCGGACTGGTGCTGGCGCATGCCACGATGGTCGCGGAGATGACCGGCATCGTGCCGCTGCTACTGCTCGACGAGGTCGTCGCCCATCTCGATCCGAACAGGCGCAAGGCGCTGTTCGACGAGCTCGCCAAGCTCGGCGCACAGGTCTGGATGACCGGCGCGGACCCGGCCGCGTTCGTCGACATCGGCCCGCGCGGAGAGATTTTCGACGTCGAATCCGGCCGTGCGACACGGCGCGGCTGACGGCACGGAATCGGCCTCAATCAGCGCTTCGAATCTGCCGCCGAATCGGGCTTTTCAGAGCCTTCCGAATCGGCCTTTGGAGACCTTGAAAAAGGCCTAAAAAATCCTATTTATTCAGTACTTTGTGGACAGAGACTTTGCGCTAGGCGCAACTCCACTTTCATGGCACAAATAGCGCAATCAGCGCCTCATATTGCGCAGCTGATTCGGGACATCCTCGAAGGCCTCACATGACAGAACCTGCCCGGCAGACCCCTGCCGAATCTGAGCATCCCATTCCGACCGAATATGGTGCGGAATCGATCCGGGTGCTGAAGGGCCTCGACGCCGTCCGCAAGCGGCCCGGCATGTATATCGGCGACACCGATGACGGTTCCGGCCTGCATCACATGGTCTATGAAGTCGTCGACAACGCGATCGACGAGGCGCTGGCGGGCCATGCCAGCCGCGTGCTGGTCACGCTCAATGCCGACAATTCCGTCACCGTGTACGACGACGGCCGCGGCATTCCGGTCGACATCCACAAGGGCGAAGGCGTCTCGGCGGCCGAGGTCATCATGACCCAGCTGCACGCCGGCGGAAAGTTCGACCAGAACTCCTACAAGGTCTCCGGCGGCCTGCACGGCGTCGGCGTCTCCGTGGTCAACGCGCTGTCCAGCAAGCTCGGCTTGCGGATCTGGCGCGACGACAAGGAGCACTACATCGAATTCGCGCACGGCGATGCCGTCGCGCCGCTCAAGGTGGTCGGCGATGCCCCGGGCAAGCGTGGCACCGAGGTCACCTTCCTCGCCTCGACCGAGACCTTCAAGAACGTCGAATATGATTTCGCGACGCTGGAGCACCGGCTGCGCGAGCTCGCCTTCCTCAATTCGGGCGTCCACATCGTGCTCTCCGACATGCGCCACGCGGTCGAGAAGCGCGAGGAGATGCACTATTCCGGCGGCGTCGAGGAATTCGTCAAATATCTCGACCGCAACAAGAAGGCGATCGTGCCGGCACCGATCATGGTACGCGCGGAAGCCAACGGCATCGGCGTCGAAGCCGCGCTGTGGTGGAACGACAGCTACCACGAGAACGTGCTGTGCTTCACCAACAACATCCCGCAGCGTGACGGCGGCACCCATCTGGCCGGCTTCCGCGGTGCGCTGACGCGCCAGGTCAACGGCTATGCCGAGGCCAATGCGAAGAAGGAAAAGATCGCGCTGACCGGCGACGATTGCCGCGAAGGCCTCACCGCCGTTCTCTCGGTGAAGGTGCCCGATCCGAAATTCTCGTCGCAGACCAAGGACAAGCTGGTGTCCTCGGAAGTCCGCCCTGTGGTCGAGAACGTGCTCAACGAGGCGCTCGCCACCTGGTTCGAGGAACACCCGACCCAGGCGAAGGAGATCGTCGGCAAGGTGATCCAGGCTGCGGCTGCCCGTGAGGCGGCGCGCAAGGCACGCGAGCTGACGCGCAAGAGCCCGCTCAGCGTCTCCTCGCTGCCCGGCAAGCTTGCCGACTGCCAGGAGAAGGATCCGGCGAAATCCGAACTGTTCATCGTCGAGGGCGACTCGGCAGGCGGCAGCGCCAAGCAGGGCCGCAACCGCGAATTCCAGGCGGTGCTGCCGCTACGCGGCAAGATCCTCAATGTCGAGCGCGTGCGTCCCGACAAGATGCTGTCGTCCGAGCAGATCGGCACCCTGATCACCGCGCTCGGCACCGGCATCAGCGACGATTTCTCGGTCGACAAGCTGCGCTATCACAAGATCATCGTGATGACCGACGCCGACGTCGACGGCGCCCATATCCGCACCCTGCTGCTGACCTTCTTCTATCGTCAGATGCGCTCGATCATCGATGGCGGCTATCTCTATATCGCCCAGCCGCCGCTGTATAAGGTTTCGCGCGGCAAGTCCGAGCAATATCTGAAGGACGAGCGCGCGCTCGAGGACTATCTGATCTCGACCGGGCTCGACGAATGCGTGTTCAAGCCGGCCTCCGGCGACGACCGCTCGGGCCGCGATTTGCTGTCGCTGGTCGAAGACGCCCGCATCATCCGCTCGGTGCTTCGCAACCTGCACAGCCGCTACAATCGCGCTGTCATCGAGCAGGCCGCCATCGCGGGCGTGCTGAGCCCCAGGATCACAAGCGAGATCGAAACCGCGAACGCGGCGGCCGACTATATCGCCAAACGGCTGGACGCCGTCGCCGACGAGGTCGAGCGCGGCTGGGTTGGCACCTTCACCGAAGGTCAGGGCTTCCAGTTCGAGCGTACCGTGCGTGGCGTCAAGGAAGTGGCCGTGATCGACGACGCCTTCCTTGGCTCGGCCGACGCCCGCAAGCTCGATGGATACGCGACCGAGCTGCAAGCGATCTACGTGCGGGCCGGCAAGCTTCGGCGCAAGGATGCCGAGCAGATCATCCATGGTCCGATCGACCTGTTCGAGGCGGTGACCGACGCCGCCCGCAAGGGCATCTCGCTGCAACGCTATAAAGGTCTCGGCGAGATGAATCCGGAGCAGCTCTGGGAGACCACGCTGGACAAGGATGCGCGCTCGCTGCTTCAGGTGAAGGTCAAGGAGGTCGACGAGGCCGACGACATCTTCACCAAGCTGATGGGCGACGTGGTCGAACCTCGCCGCGACTTCATCCAGGAAAATTCGCTCAGCGCCACGATCGACATCTAACGACCGACTTTCTCCGTCAGGCAGACATGCGCTTTCCGATGCAATGGCTCGGCGAGATCGCCGATGGGCACATCGAGCGGCTGACCATCGGCGAATCCGGCGCAGCCGTGTTCCGGATCAGGCGCGCTTACGGCGGAGACCTGTTCATCAAATCCGAGCCTGTCGACGAATTCGCCGAGCTGCCCGGCGAGATCGATCGGCTGCGCTGGCTGGCGAGCCGCGACCTCCCGGCGCCCGCGGTGCTGGACGTTGTCGTCGAACACCAACGTCATTGGCTGCTGATGAGCGAAATTGCGGGCCATGACCTTGCCACTGCCAGCGATCTGCCGGCGGCGGAAACCGTCATGCTTGCAGCGGCTGCGCTGCGCACCCTGCACCAGACGCCAATCGCGGCTTGCCCATTCGATCAGCGGCTCGACCAGCGCCTTGAAGCGGTGGGCAGGCGCGTGGCCGCCGGGCGCATCGACGAGGCGGATTTCGACGAGGAGCGCCTCGGTCGGACCACCACGGATTTGCTTGCGGAGTTGCTGGCTACGCGTCCCGTATCCGAAGATCTCGTGGTCACCCATGGTGACGCCTGCTTGCCGAACCTGCTCGCAGACGGCGGCCGCTTCACCGGATTCATCGATTGCGGCCGGCTCGGCATCGCCGATCGCCATCAGGACCTGGCGCTTGCCGCACGCAGCATCGCAAGCAATCTCGGAGTGGAATGGACCGAGCCGTTCTTCCGGCAGTACGGCATCGCGCCCGACGAGCGGCGCCTCGCCTTCTATCGCTTGCTCGATGAGTTCTTCTGAGACGGGCAATTTGGGCCGCGAGATGACGTATCCGTGACGGCGCAAACGGCGCCGCCGCGCCGCTTCCTTTGGTGTGGAAGCTCTGCCGGGATTTGTGTTACGGTGCCTGACAACCATTGATTCCGTTACGGAATTTCGGGTTACCCAGTCTGAATGATGCGTGAGGGGACATTCCGCGTGGCGCCGATCCAATACATCGTCGAAGGCGGCCGCCGCCTTTCGGGCACCATCGAGCCGGCCGGCAACAAGAACTCCGCGCTGCCGATCATCGCCGCGGCGCTGCTGACCGAGCACCCGGTCACGTTGACCAACGTGCCGCGCATCCGCGACACCGAGACGCTGGTCGAGCTGTGCCGCTCGGTCGGCGCTGCTGCCGAATGGACCGAGCGCAACACGCTACAGATCCATGCCAAGGAGATTCGTGCCGCCGATCTCGATCCGGCGCTGTGCGCCCGGATCCGCGCCTCGATCCTGCTCGCAGGCCCGCTGCTCGCCCGTTGCGGCGAGGTCGCGCTGCCGCCGCCCGGCGGCGACGTGATCGGCCGCCGCCGGCTCGACACGCATTTCCTGGCGTTCGAACAGCTTGGCGCCACGGTGACCGCGACGCACCGGCTCGAATTCCGCGCCGCGCGGCTGAAGGGCGCCGACGTGTTCCTCGACGAGCCCAGCGTCACTGCGACGGAGAACGCGCTGGTCGCCGCCGTCGCCGCGCGCGGCACCACCTATCTGCGCAACGCAGCCTCCGAGCCGCACGTGCAGGACCTCGCGAATTTCCTGGTCGCGCTCGGCGCCAAGATCGAAGGCATCGGCACCAACACCATCATCATCCACGGACAGGCCCCGCTCGGCGGCACCACGTTCGCGATCCAGCCCGACCATATCGAGGTTGGATCCCTGATCGGGCTTGCCGCGGTGACCCGATCGCCGCTGCGCATCGCGCGGGCCGGCGTCGAGCATCTGCGCTCGATCCGGATGGGCTTTGAGCGGCTCGGCATCGTCTGCGGCGTCGAGGGCGACGATCTCGTCGTGCCGTCGAACCAGACCATGAAGATCCACGACGATTTCGGCGGTCACGTGCCGAAGCTCGAGGACCAGCCCTGGCCGGCCTTTCCCGCCGACCTGATGTCGATCGCGATCGTCACCGCGACGCAGTGCGACGGCGTCATCCTGATGCACGAGAAGATGTTCGAGTCGCGGATGTTCTTCGTCGACAATCTGATCGCGATGGGTGGCCGCATCGTGCTGTGCGACCCGCACCGCGCGATCGTGGCCGGCCCGAGCCGGCTGCGCGGCGCACCGATGAATTCGCCCGACATCCGCGCCGGTATGGCGATGCTGCTGGCCGCGGTGTGCGCCAACGGCACTTCCACCATCAACAACGCCGACCAGATCGAGCGCGGCTATGAACGGATCGACGAACGCCTCAACGCACTCGGCGCCAAGATCAAGCGGATTCCCGCGCGATCGTAGTCTCCTGCGGCAGTTCGGCCATCCTTCCGGCGGCTTTATCGTGCTAAGCCTGCCGTCATGACCTGCATCGACAAGATCGACCCGGCCGCGTCGCGCGCGGCCGTCGTCCCCTCTCGCAAGCTGCTTACGGCCGAGCTCGCCGAAACGCTGAAGCTCGCGGTGCCGCTCGCGCTGACGCAGCTCGGGCAGATCGCGATGATGACCACCGATCTCGCCTTCATCGGCCGGCTCGGCAGCGAGAACGTCGCCGCGGCCGCGCTGGCGCATACCGTGTATTTCGTCAGCTTCACCATCGGCATGGGCATGATGTCCGCGGTCTCGCCGCTGGCGGCGCAGGCGTTCGGTGCGCGCAACCCGCGGGTGATGCGGCGCGCACTGCGGGTCGGGCTGTGGGCCGCCTTCTTCATGGTGCTGCCGCTGATGGCGCTGCCGTTTCACGGCGAGCGCATCCTGCTCGCGCTTGGCCAGACCGAGGCCACCGCGCATCTGGCGCAGCAATATCTGTTCGGGCTCGCCTGGGGCATCCTGCCGGCGCTGTGGTTCATCGCCATCCGCGGCTTCATGAGCGCGGTGAACCGGCCGGAGCCGGTGCTGTGGATCACGCTCGCGGCGATCCCGGCCAACGCGCTGATGGTCTATCTGCTGCTCTACGGCAAATGGGGCATGCCCGAGCTCGGCATGTTCGGCGCCGGGCTTGCCACCACGATTGTCAATCTCGGCACCTTCCTTGCCGGCGCGTGGTTCGCAGCGCGCCGCCGCCCGTTCCGCAAGTACCATGTGTTCAGCCGCGTCTGGCGCATCGACTGGCCGCTGATGGGCAAGCTGGTCGCGGTCGGCGCGCCGATCTCGATCGCCTTCCTGCTGGAATATGGCCTGTTCGGCGCCGCCGGCCTGTTGATGGGGTTGATCAGCACCACGGCACTGGCCGCGCACCAGATCGCGCTGCAGATCGCGGCGATCCTGTTCATGGTGCCGTTCGGCATCAGCATGGCGGCCACCGTGCGGGTTGGCCAGGCGGTCGGCCGCCGCGACGCCGAGGCGGTGCAGCGCGCCGGCTTTGTCGCGGTCGCGCTCTCCGGCGTCTTCATGAGTGTGATGACGCTGGCGGTGATCCTGGCCCGCTTCGAGATCGCGGCGCTGTTCCTCGGCGAGGCCTCCGACGCGACGGCACAGCTCACCGCGATGCTGCTCTTGATCGGCGCCACCTTCTTCATCGCTGACGGCGTGCAGACGACCACCGCCGGCGCGCTGCGCGGCATGAACGACACGAAGGTGCCGCTGCTGTTTGCCGTCATCAGCTACTGGCTGGTGGGATTCGCCTCCGCCGCCGCGCTGGCCTTCTGGGCCGGGCTCGACGCCCCCGGCGTCTGGATCGGGCTGTCGCTCGGGACCGCGGTTTATGCCACCCTGCTGATCTTGCGTTTCCGCCTGCTCGCACGCAAACTGCTGGGATGAAGGTCGACGAGGTCACACCGAACGTGGATTCCGCCGCGTTGCTCGCCGGCGCGCAGTTCGTCGATGCGTTCCGGATCGCGACCACGGACGCCGGCCTCGACGCGCGGCACGCCGCTGAGGCGATGGTGACGCGGCAGCCGCGCTGGATCGAATGGCTGCTCGCCTTGCGCAACCTCCTGGTCGCGCCGCTCGGCTTGAAAACCTCTGGCGCAACGGAAGGCGTGGCGCGCGACATGATCGGGATATTCCCGGTGGTCAGCGAAACGCCGCAGCGGCTGGTCGCCGGCTTCAACGACAAGCATCTCGACTTCCGGCTGGTCGTCGACGTCGCGCCGGACGGGCCCGCGCGCAGCATCACCGCGACCACGCTGGTGCTGACCCACAACTGGCTCGGGCGCGCCTATCTCGCTGTCATCCTGCCGTTCCACCGTCTGATCGTGCCCGCGATGCTGCGCAAGGCCGGAGGCTAGTCCATGGCCTTGTCGGTCGACCTGTTCTTCTCGTTCCGCAGCCCCTACAGCTATCTGGCGCTGCCGAAGACGCTGAAGATGGTCGCCGACTACGATGTCGCGGTGAACCTGCGGCCGGTCTATCCGCTCGCGG
Coding sequences within:
- the dnaN gene encoding DNA polymerase III subunit beta, which codes for MKVTVERAQLLKSLGHVHRVVERRNTIPILGNVLIRAEGAKLSLKATDLDLEVTETLAAETGTAGSTTVPAHMFYDIVRKLPDGSQIVLEADGDRSVLAVRAGRSRFTLQTLPESDFPGLAAGDMTHSFSLPASDIKRLIDRTQFAISTEETRYYLNGIYLHAAGSAKAATLRGVATDGHRLAQIDLTLPKGATGMPGVIVPRKTVGEVQRLIEGDDAEIAIELSDGKIRFTLGNVVLTSKLIDGTFPDYGRVIPQNNDKELVVDKKDFEAAVDRVSTISSERGRAVKLALSAGKLVLSVTNPDSGSATEELEVEYASDALDIGFNSRYLLDIAAQIEGEVAVLKLADPGSPTLVQDKDSKGALYVLMPMRV
- a CDS encoding endonuclease domain-containing protein; amino-acid sequence: MPRTPNHRPTDERLRSFAKKMRREPTDAEAKMWRLLRDRRLSHLKFRRQVPFRNYILDFACFEKRLVIEIDGGQHASSQQDASRTDALAAEGFQVWRYWNNDVLQTPGAVLEDIVAKLAEL
- the recF gene encoding DNA replication/repair protein RecF, producing the protein MTPSRIHRLSLTHFRNYRTATLQVAGDMVVLVGPNGAGKTNCMEAVSFLSPGRGLRRATLEDIADNQGNGSWAVSAEVEGALGLATLGTGIDAPTGETGSTRRCRIDREPVGSATAFGDHLRIVWLTPAMDGLFMGAASERRRFFDRLVLAIDSEHSSRVSALERSLRSRNRLLEVRNYDDHWCDAIERETAELAVAVAASRGQTAAKLTAMLRERGAASAFPSAEIMLDGWMENALLQEPATAVEDRYREILRASRPRDAAAGRTLDGPHLTDLQVVYAPKNMPARDASTGEQKALLIGLVLAHATMVAEMTGIVPLLLLDEVVAHLDPNRRKALFDELAKLGAQVWMTGADPAAFVDIGPRGEIFDVESGRATRRG
- the gyrB gene encoding DNA topoisomerase (ATP-hydrolyzing) subunit B, with amino-acid sequence MTEPARQTPAESEHPIPTEYGAESIRVLKGLDAVRKRPGMYIGDTDDGSGLHHMVYEVVDNAIDEALAGHASRVLVTLNADNSVTVYDDGRGIPVDIHKGEGVSAAEVIMTQLHAGGKFDQNSYKVSGGLHGVGVSVVNALSSKLGLRIWRDDKEHYIEFAHGDAVAPLKVVGDAPGKRGTEVTFLASTETFKNVEYDFATLEHRLRELAFLNSGVHIVLSDMRHAVEKREEMHYSGGVEEFVKYLDRNKKAIVPAPIMVRAEANGIGVEAALWWNDSYHENVLCFTNNIPQRDGGTHLAGFRGALTRQVNGYAEANAKKEKIALTGDDCREGLTAVLSVKVPDPKFSSQTKDKLVSSEVRPVVENVLNEALATWFEEHPTQAKEIVGKVIQAAAAREAARKARELTRKSPLSVSSLPGKLADCQEKDPAKSELFIVEGDSAGGSAKQGRNREFQAVLPLRGKILNVERVRPDKMLSSEQIGTLITALGTGISDDFSVDKLRYHKIIVMTDADVDGAHIRTLLLTFFYRQMRSIIDGGYLYIAQPPLYKVSRGKSEQYLKDERALEDYLISTGLDECVFKPASGDDRSGRDLLSLVEDARIIRSVLRNLHSRYNRAVIEQAAIAGVLSPRITSEIETANAAADYIAKRLDAVADEVERGWVGTFTEGQGFQFERTVRGVKEVAVIDDAFLGSADARKLDGYATELQAIYVRAGKLRRKDAEQIIHGPIDLFEAVTDAARKGISLQRYKGLGEMNPEQLWETTLDKDARSLLQVKVKEVDEADDIFTKLMGDVVEPRRDFIQENSLSATIDI
- a CDS encoding APH(3')-II family aminoglycoside O-phosphotransferase gives rise to the protein MRFPMQWLGEIADGHIERLTIGESGAAVFRIRRAYGGDLFIKSEPVDEFAELPGEIDRLRWLASRDLPAPAVLDVVVEHQRHWLLMSEIAGHDLATASDLPAAETVMLAAAALRTLHQTPIAACPFDQRLDQRLEAVGRRVAAGRIDEADFDEERLGRTTTDLLAELLATRPVSEDLVVTHGDACLPNLLADGGRFTGFIDCGRLGIADRHQDLALAARSIASNLGVEWTEPFFRQYGIAPDERRLAFYRLLDEFF
- the murA gene encoding UDP-N-acetylglucosamine 1-carboxyvinyltransferase → MAPIQYIVEGGRRLSGTIEPAGNKNSALPIIAAALLTEHPVTLTNVPRIRDTETLVELCRSVGAAAEWTERNTLQIHAKEIRAADLDPALCARIRASILLAGPLLARCGEVALPPPGGDVIGRRRLDTHFLAFEQLGATVTATHRLEFRAARLKGADVFLDEPSVTATENALVAAVAARGTTYLRNAASEPHVQDLANFLVALGAKIEGIGTNTIIIHGQAPLGGTTFAIQPDHIEVGSLIGLAAVTRSPLRIARAGVEHLRSIRMGFERLGIVCGVEGDDLVVPSNQTMKIHDDFGGHVPKLEDQPWPAFPADLMSIAIVTATQCDGVILMHEKMFESRMFFVDNLIAMGGRIVLCDPHRAIVAGPSRLRGAPMNSPDIRAGMAMLLAAVCANGTSTINNADQIERGYERIDERLNALGAKIKRIPARS
- a CDS encoding MATE family efflux transporter, with the protein product MTCIDKIDPAASRAAVVPSRKLLTAELAETLKLAVPLALTQLGQIAMMTTDLAFIGRLGSENVAAAALAHTVYFVSFTIGMGMMSAVSPLAAQAFGARNPRVMRRALRVGLWAAFFMVLPLMALPFHGERILLALGQTEATAHLAQQYLFGLAWGILPALWFIAIRGFMSAVNRPEPVLWITLAAIPANALMVYLLLYGKWGMPELGMFGAGLATTIVNLGTFLAGAWFAARRRPFRKYHVFSRVWRIDWPLMGKLVAVGAPISIAFLLEYGLFGAAGLLMGLISTTALAAHQIALQIAAILFMVPFGISMAATVRVGQAVGRRDAEAVQRAGFVAVALSGVFMSVMTLAVILARFEIAALFLGEASDATAQLTAMLLLIGATFFIADGVQTTTAGALRGMNDTKVPLLFAVISYWLVGFASAAALAFWAGLDAPGVWIGLSLGTAVYATLLILRFRLLARKLLG
- a CDS encoding DUF2867 domain-containing protein, with the translated sequence MKVDEVTPNVDSAALLAGAQFVDAFRIATTDAGLDARHAAEAMVTRQPRWIEWLLALRNLLVAPLGLKTSGATEGVARDMIGIFPVVSETPQRLVAGFNDKHLDFRLVVDVAPDGPARSITATTLVLTHNWLGRAYLAVILPFHRLIVPAMLRKAGG